The DNA segment TTCTAATTACCAGCTGGACTTTTTAACTCCAGGAAGCTGGCCTTTATGAGCGAGTTCGCGAAATTTAATTCTTGAAAGCCCAAACTTTCTCATATAGCCGTGAGGTCTTCCGGTTGATTCACAGCGATTATGAAGTCGTGTAGGTGAAGCATCTCTTGGCAATTTCCTAAGTGCTTGATAGTTGCCTTCTGCTTTTAATTGCTTTCGTACATCTTTATATTTTTCAAACGTTGCTTGACGTTTACGTTCTTTTTCGATCATTGCTTGTTTAGCCATTGCAGTTCTCCTTTTCTTAAATAGTAATGATTACTATTTAATTGTATTAGGTCAAACCCCCTTTGTCAAATCACCTAAGGTGGCAGGTTTGTCATCCTTACCAGCTTTGCATTGAATGCAAGAAGTTATTGATTTATAATAGATTCATAGCAAGAAAAGCAAACGTATATAAGCCTTCAAGGGGAGCTTTAGGCTGAGAGTGAACAATCTTTGTTCAGACCCTTCGAACCTGTCAGTTAGTACTGGCGTAGGGATGGTGGCTTTTTTGATGGCGATGCACGGGATTCCTCCATCAGGAAGCTTCCCTTTGGCATCGCTTTTTTTGTATGCGAAAAAGGAGGTTGTGGGTTATGCAAAATAAACGTGTATTGTTCATGGTAGAAGTGGCTATTTTTTCAGCATTAGCGATCTTACTCGATATTATCCCGTTTCTATCATTTAAGCTCTGGGCTCAAGGAGGATCGGTTT comes from the Halobacillus shinanisalinarum genome and includes:
- the rpsN gene encoding 30S ribosomal protein S14, with amino-acid sequence MAKQAMIEKERKRQATFEKYKDVRKQLKAEGNYQALRKLPRDASPTRLHNRCESTGRPHGYMRKFGLSRIKFRELAHKGQLPGVKKSSW